Within Nocardia fluminea, the genomic segment TGCGGCCACGTCGGGCACCGGTGACTTGTCGACCGGCACGCTCTCGCCGGTGACCGGGGCCTGATCGATGCTGCTGGTGCCGGCCACGACGAACCCGTCCGCGGCCAAGCGAATGTTGGGGCGTACCACGACGACATCGCCCAGGCGCAGTTGCTCAACCGGGACCTCGACTGTCTCGCCGGTGTCGGCGCGGCGCACCAGGGCGGTCTTCGGGGCGAGCTCGGCAAGGGCTTCGATCGCCCGCCGGGCCCGGCCCATCGCATAGCCTTCCAGGGCGTGCCCGACGCTGAACAGGAACAGCAGCAACGCGCCCTCGGCCACCTCGCCCAGCGCCGCGGCACCGGCTGCGGCGACCAGCATCAGGAAGTCGATCTCGAACCGCTTGGCCCGGATGTTCTGGTAGGCCTCCTGCGTCGTGTAGTAGGCGCCGAAGAAGAACGCGGCCGAGTAGGTCGCTAGCTCGACCAGGCGCGGCGTGTCCAGAAACGTCGCCATCGTCCAGCCGACGAACAGCAGCAGGCCCGACAAGGCGGCGAAGACCAGTTCGCTGCGTTCGCCGAAGATCCCGCCGTGCCCGTGCTCATGGCTGTGCCCGTGTTCATGACTGTGCCCGTGTTCATGACTGTGCCCGTCGTCCGCGCCGGACTCGTCACGGACGGGTGCGGTGAGCAGCTCCGTCAGTTTCTCGGCCGTGACGCGCCTGCGCTCGAACTCCACCTGCAGGGCGTTGGTGTCGGCGAACGACGCTTCGACGACGCCCTCGATGCTCCGAGCCCGGTCGAGGAGCGCGGCGCGGCCTTCGGCGTCGGCCGCAAGCTCGTCGGCCTGCCAGCGCAAGTGTCCGTAGCGGGCGCTGAGTTCGCCGGCGGCGTGCCGGGCCCGCTGCCGCAGATCCTGGTCGCCCGTTTGGTCGGGGTCGTAATGCACGCACAGCCGGGAACGTTCCGCTTCCGCGGCGTCGAGGAGGTGGGCGTCCTCCACGCCGGTGATCGCGGCGAGATCGCGCGAGAGGCGGCCGACGCAACGGTCCTCACCTTCGGATACCTCCGGCAGCAGATCCACCAAATCCAAGACCATGTTTTCAGTCACAGCCGCACCCCCGTGTATCCCGCAGTCGTCATGTCGTCTCTCCCAGCGAACCATAATCATGCATTCCTTGCAATGTGACTATATCTCAAGTCTCGGCTCCTGGTAGTCGCGTGCGGTGACGACCGGACGTGCTTGCGACGCGCACGGGCGCCACCCGGCTTCTTGCCCTCGATTGACGCGTGTCCGCCACGCCGAACCCGGTTTCGGTATAACGTGACCTGCGGTGTCGGAAGCTCGGTTTCTTGCGAGCACCCGCCTACGCCGCGATCGAGAGGTTCGGTAAGTGGGGCACGGACACGAGACATCGCCTATGACCGGTTCGGCAGGCGCGGCCTACAAGAAGCGGTTGGTCATCGCGCTCACGTTGACCGGCGGTTTCGCGCTGGTCGAAGTTGTCGGCGGCATCGTCACCGGGTCCCTGGCCTTGATCTCCGACGCCGCGCACATGGGCACCGATGTACTGGGGCTGGCGCTGGCACTGGCTGCGATACAGCTGGCCGGCAAGCCGGCCGCCGGGCAACGCACCTATGGCACATACCGGCTCGAGGTCCTCGCGGCGATCATCAACGGTCTGTTGCTGTTCGGCGTGGCCGGCTACGTGCTGTACCAGGCTTACCTGAGGATCACCGAACCGCCGGAGGTCCTGGGCGTGCCGATGCTCGTGGTCGCGGTCCTCGGGCTGGCGGTCAACGTGATCAGCTTCCGGTTGCTGTCCGCCGGCGCCAAGGAGAGCCTCAATGTTCGGGGGGCATACCTCGAGGTCCTCGCGGACATGCTCGGCTCCATCGGCGTGATCGTCGCAGCAGTGGTGATCGCCACGACCGGCTGGCCGTACGCGGACGCGATCGTCGGCGCCGGTATCGGCTTGTTCATCCTGCCCCGCACCTACACGCTGATGAAGCAGGCGGTGCGGATCATCATGGAGGTGTCCCCGCCCGAGATCGACACCTCTGAGGTACAACGTCGGCTCATCGGGATCACCGGAGTCCAGGCCGTCCATGACCTGCACATCTGGACCATCACCTCCGGGATGGAGGCGGCTACGGTGCACCTGGTGGTGCCCAGCGACGGAGACTGGCACGGTGTGCTCGACACCGCTCGCGACATCCTGGCGGAGTACGGCGTCACCCACCCCACCATCCAGATCGAACCTCCGGGCCACGTCGAAGGTAAAAGCGTCGTGTGAAACCCCGCACTGCCGCTGCGGAAACCAGATCGTATGGGGCAAGCCCGACCTGCCACTCCATCTGACGGGCGAGGAACTGCTCGTGGAAATGGTCGTCCGGTTGGGCGCGGTCAGCGGGGCCGGGCACGCCCGATTGATCAACGAACGACCTCGGCCGCGGCCGCGGCTGGGGCTGGGGCTGGTTCAGCGTCGGTGATCTGTTCGTGTTCATCGCGGTCAGCCTGTGCCAGATCCCGATGCGGGCTCTGGCCCACCCGCAATGGGCCGCGCCGCCCAGTATTTCGTCATGCCGCACGGTACCGATGAAGTCCGACACAACCTCGCCCACAAGGGTCACCGCCCGCGTCGGTCATCTCGCCGCATTTCCCACGGCATCAGTCATTGCTGATCGTTCGACGCCAGCCCCGTCACACCTGCACCTGTGGGTGTACCTGAGCATCCATACAATCAGAACTGGCCAGGGAACGCCGACCACCACTCGGTCGGTCCCCCACGGCCAGCGCATGTGCCCGGACCGGCGTTGCGGGCCGCCGATATCGCGCACAGGGCCGACTGTAGACAACACAGAAGAATCGACACCGGGCATTCTCGCCGCTGGTGGAGGGTGATGCGATGGTCGAGGAGGACCGATGCGCACAGTGCTGGACTGGTCGTTACTGTCCGGACCTGTCCCGATCGTGCTCCGGTTGCTCGCGCTCGCGGCCGCCGGGTGGTTGCTGGCGCGGATGGTGCTACCACGATCACCGCGGCATGCGGTCGTTGTGACGGGTGCGTGTGCAATTGCTGCTGCCACGATCACTGTCACCGCCGCCTATCTGGCCCGGACGGTGTGGCTGCTGTTCCCCGACCGGCTCGAGACCTCGGTCTACGCGTGGGTGTTCCTCGGCGTATTCACGGTCGCGATCACCGCGGTCCACACGGTCACCGACCGGCGGCGCTACCTGCCGATATCGGTCGCGGCCGCGATAACGATCACCGCGGCTTGCGGCAACCAGGTCAACCTCGAGTTCGAGGCGTTTCCCACCGTCGCCGACATCCTCACGATCGAACGCACCCCCGCGGTACCGTTCACCGACATCGGTTCCCCGAGCGGCCTGCTCGACGACACCCACCCAATAGACACCGGCTGGACACCCCCACCGGGGATGCCGACCCGAGGCAAGCACACCTCGGCGCCGATCCCGGGCACGAAGTCCGGATTTGCCGGCCGGGATGCCGAAATCTATCTGCCGCCCGCATATTTCACCGACCCGCGGCCCCGGCTGCCGGTGTTGGTACTACTGGCCGGGCAGCCCGGGTCACCACAGGACTGGATGTCAGCCGGGAAGCTCACCCGCACGATGGACAACTTCGCCGCCGCCCATCAGGGACTCGCACCGGTAGTCGTGGTGGCCGACGGCACCGGAACTCAGTTCGGCAACCCGCTATGCCTGAACTCGCGCCGCGGCAACGCCGCCACCTATCTGTCCGTCGACGTTCCCGCCTGGATCACCGCCCACCTCAGCGTCGATACCGAGCCGCGGGCGTGGGCAGTCGGTGGACTGTCCTACGGCGGCACCTGCGCACTGCAGCTGGCTATCAACTACCCGCAGGTGTACCCGACATTCCTCGACTTGTCCGGCCAAGCCGAGCCCAGCCTCGGGGATCGGCGCACCACCGTCGAGGAAGCATTCGGTGGCGACACCGCAGCCTTCACCCGCGTCAATCCACTCGACCTGCTCCGCACCCGCCGCTACCCGGGCAGTGCTGGCACCATTGTCGTGGGAACGCGCGACCCCGAAGCCAAAGCCGACGCTTCCACCGTCACCACCGCCGCCCGCGCCGCGGGCATGGAAATCCGCTACAGCGAACTACCCGGCGAACACAGCTGGCGGGTATGGACACCCGGCCTCGCACGCGAGCTGCCATGGTTGGCACAACGTCTGGGACTCATCTCGTGACATACGTTCCCGTCGCAGGTTAGCGCGAGGAGCAGGATGATGGCGTTATTCGGCAACGGTCCGACCACCGTCGTGCTTGGGCTGCTGGCCTTATCATTGCCACGCGCCGCTCACGCGCCAGCGACATGATGGTGTCCATCTCGAACGGGGAACACCGCCGCAGCACCGATCGCCAGCACGGTCACGCAGACCAGCAGCGCGCCGATCGCCACGGCCAGAACCACCACCCCGATGATCAAGTCCACCGCCCCAGCCCCCGCGCGCTGAACCATCCGGTGATGCACAGCTGACCCGCAACGCCCGGGGCACCGCGCATCACGAAGACCATCGTCATCAGCCCGCTCGACTTCTGGTGTCCCACACTGTTTTCCGCGTGCCGTGGCAGTGCGAGATACACCTGGAAGGAGAGCGCGCGCTCCGGTCATCGCGGCCGAGAAAGAATAGCAACACGAACGCGCAGTTCGCCGCGATCGCGCGCCAGTCCCACCCACGCCGGATCACACGCGACGTCGGTGTTCGCGTGGTGCTGTGGCAGCGCCGCAAGCTGCGCGAGGCTCAAAATCGCGAGTACCACCGCCGCGCACAGCGCGGTGGAACGGCGAACTCTCGGGCCCGCTACGGCATCACCACCCAGGCGTGGAGCCAGCTCGATCACGGGCAACTGCTGACCGACCCGACCGCCGTCGCCATCGCTG encodes:
- a CDS encoding cation diffusion facilitator family transporter, with the protein product MTGSAGAAYKKRLVIALTLTGGFALVEVVGGIVTGSLALISDAAHMGTDVLGLALALAAIQLAGKPAAGQRTYGTYRLEVLAAIINGLLLFGVAGYVLYQAYLRITEPPEVLGVPMLVVAVLGLAVNVISFRLLSAGAKESLNVRGAYLEVLADMLGSIGVIVAAVVIATTGWPYADAIVGAGIGLFILPRTYTLMKQAVRIIMEVSPPEIDTSEVQRRLIGITGVQAVHDLHIWTITSGMEAATVHLVVPSDGDWHGVLDTARDILAEYGVTHPTIQIEPPGHVEGKSVV
- a CDS encoding alpha/beta hydrolase, with the protein product MRTVLDWSLLSGPVPIVLRLLALAAAGWLLARMVLPRSPRHAVVVTGACAIAAATITVTAAYLARTVWLLFPDRLETSVYAWVFLGVFTVAITAVHTVTDRRRYLPISVAAAITITAACGNQVNLEFEAFPTVADILTIERTPAVPFTDIGSPSGLLDDTHPIDTGWTPPPGMPTRGKHTSAPIPGTKSGFAGRDAEIYLPPAYFTDPRPRLPVLVLLAGQPGSPQDWMSAGKLTRTMDNFAAAHQGLAPVVVVADGTGTQFGNPLCLNSRRGNAATYLSVDVPAWITAHLSVDTEPRAWAVGGLSYGGTCALQLAINYPQVYPTFLDLSGQAEPSLGDRRTTVEEAFGGDTAAFTRVNPLDLLRTRRYPGSAGTIVVGTRDPEAKADASTVTTAARAAGMEIRYSELPGEHSWRVWTPGLARELPWLAQRLGLIS